A stretch of Arachis hypogaea cultivar Tifrunner chromosome 15, arahy.Tifrunner.gnm2.J5K5, whole genome shotgun sequence DNA encodes these proteins:
- the LOC112749819 gene encoding WEB family protein At3g02930, chloroplastic: protein MASKSSLSETPNKGTPATPKKAASATPKKAPSTTPGKAASATSNKASPATPRVSKLSKGVPKSEAESPSPLQASRLSAERSPRTVNLKPNVERKSPRPVTTPPDKPQPRAAKGSELQTQLNLAQEELKKAKDLLVQAEKEKAKALDQLKEAQKLAEEANEKLREALVAQKQVEEDCEIEKFRAVELEQAGIEAVQKKEEEWKKELENVRSQHAVDVASLLSTTQELQRVKQELAMTCDAKNQALIHADEATKLAEVQAEKADNLSAELRYLKALLDSKLETEASENQIVLKLKTEIEVLKEKIEMEAKGYNEKLTEKENYIEQLNVELEAAKMAESYAHSMLEEWKNKVEELEMRVEEANKLERSASASLDSMTKQLEGNNDLLNDAESEINIIKEKVALLEMTIGRQKGDLEDSEQCLLVAKEEIHEMSKKVKSLESELKTVEEEKAQALSKEKLAESSVQILLEEKNKLINELEICRDEEEKSKMAMESLASALHEVTAEARDAKEKLLANQAEHESYGLQVEDLKAVLKATNEKYESMLDDARREIDDLTFRIENLKEDNESSKTEWEERENHLSNCLKQTKEENTSLGKEIDRLLHLLKETEEESSAKMEEEAQLKENLKEVEAEVIHLQESLKEAQADSMKLKESLLDKENEFQNVFQENEELRARELESIQKVQELSKLLEEATIRKDSKDNEDLSESEKDYDLLPKVVEFSEENGHGHGHGGDDVSKENKSESPKPENVNGEVKQGKDDSVKVEFKMWESCQIEKKELSSGKEQDPEPFDSFGEEVVDSKNIGVNAATAVENKSDGESQNESSPSKEQQFKKKKRSPLGKLGSLFKKKSGSK from the exons ATGGCTTCAAAATCCAG TTTATCTGAAACTCCCAACAAAGGAACACCGGCTACTCCCAAGAAAGCAGCATCAGCCACTcccaagaaagcaccatccaccaCTCCCGGCAAAGCTGCTTCAGCCACTTCCAATAAAGCATCCCCTGCAACTCCAAGAGTGAGCAAACTCAGCAAGGGAGTTCCCAAGTCAGAAGCTGAATCACCATCGCCTCTGCAAGCTTCGCGCCTTTCTGCAGAAAGATCACCGCGAACTGTGAATTTGAAGCCCAATGTTGAGCGAAAATCACCAAGGCCGGTCACCACTCCACCTGAT AAACCACAACCACGAGCTGCTAAGGGTTCAGAGTTGCAGACCCAGTTGAATCTTGCTCAAGAAGAACTAAAGAAAGCAAAGGATCTGCTGGTTCAGgctgagaaagagaaggcaaaagcacTTGATCAGTTGAAAGAAGCCCAGAAGCTGGCCGAGGAAGCAAATGAGAAACTCAGAGAAGCATTGGTGGCTCAAAAGCAGGTTGAGGAGGATTGTGAGATTGAGAAGTTCCGAGCTGTTGAGTTGGAACAGGCTGGAATTGAAGCTGTccagaagaaggaagaagaatggaagaaAGAGCTTGAAAATGTGAGGAGCCAGCATGCCGTGGATGTGGCTTCTCTTCTCTCCACCACTCAGGAGCTTCAGCGGGTTAAGCAAGAACTCGCCATGACTTGTGATGCAAAGAACCAGGCACTGATTCATGCTGATGAGGCAACAAAACTTGCTGAGGTTCAAGCAGAGAAAGCAGATAATCTTTCAGCCGAACTGAGGTATTTGAAAGCCTTGCTAGATTCGAAGCTGGAAACCGAGGCTAGTGAAAACCAGATTGTTTTGAAGCTAAAAACAGAGATAGAGGTTctcaaagaaaaaattgaaatggAGGCCAAAGGTTACAATGAGAAGTTGACGGAGAAAGAGAATTATATTGAACAGCTTAATGTGGAGCTTGAAGCTGCAAAGATGGCTGAATCTTATGCACATAGTATGCTTGAAGAGTGGAAAAATAAGGTTGAGGAACTAGAAATGAGAGTTGAAGAAGCAAATAAATTGGAGAGATCTGCATCGGCATCTTTGGACTCCATGACAAAACAGCTTGAAGGAAACAATGATTTGTTGAATGATGCCGAATCTGAAATCAATATTATCAAAGAGAAGGTAGCGTTGTTGGAAATGACTATCGGGAGACAAAAAGGAGATCTTGAGGACTCAGAGCAGTGCCTTCTTGTGGCTAAGGAGGAAATCCATGAAATGTCAAAGAAGGTCAAGTCTCTTGAATCTGAACTCAAAACTGTTGAGGAAGAGAAAGCCCAGGCATTGAGCAAGGAGAAGCTTGCAGAGTCAAGTGTGCAAATCCTATTAGAAGAGAAAAACAAACTCATCAATGAATTGGAGATATGTAGagatgaagaagagaagagcaaaaTGGCAATGGAAAGCTTGGCTTCTGCATTACATGAGGTAACTGCAGAAGCTAGAGATGCGAAAGAAAAGCTTTTAGCCAACCAAGCTGAACATGAAAGCTATGGGTTGCAGGTTGAAGATTTAAAAGCCGTTTTAAAGGCTACGAATGAAAAATACGAGTCCATGCTCGATGATGCACGGCGTGAGATTGATGATCTTACATTTAGAATCGAGAATTTGAAGGAGGACAATGAGAGCTCCAAGACAGAGTGGGAGGAGAGGGAAAATCATCTAAGCAACTGCTTAAAGCAAACCAAAGAAGAGAACACGTCTCTGGGAAAAGAAATAGATAGGTTGCTTCATTTGCTTAAAGAAACTGAGGAAGAATCTAGTGCTAAGATGGAGGAAGAAGCTCAACTGAAGGAAAATCTAAAAGAAGTGGAGGCTGAGGTGATCCACCTGCAAGAATCACTGAAAGAAGCGCAGGCGGATAGCATGAAATTGAAGGAGAGTTTGTTGGATAAAGAGAATGAGTTTCAGAATGTTTTCCAGGAAAACGAAGAACTCCGAGCAAGGGAACTCGAATCTATTCAGAAGGTGCAGGAGTTATCTAAGCTGCTTGAAGAAGCTACAATTAGAAAAGACAGCAAGGATAATGAAGATCTTTCAGAGAGCGAGAAGGACTACGATTTGCTCCCTAAAGTAGTCGAATTCTCCGAGGAGAACGGACATGGACATGGACATGGAGGAGATGATGTATCGAAAGAAAACAAGTCTGAATCTCCGAAACCAGAGAATGTGAATGGAGAAGTGAAGCAAGGAAAAGATGATTCAGTAAAAGTTGAATTCAAAATGTGGGAGAGCTGCCAGATTGAGAAAAAGGAGTTATCATCAGGGAAAGAACAAGATCCTGAACCCTTTGATTCCTTTGGAGAGGAAGTTGTTGACTCAAAGAACATTGGAGTCAATGCTGCCACCGCTGTAGAGAACAAGAGTGATGGTGAAAGCCAAAACGAAAGCTCACCATCAAAGGAACAacaattcaagaagaagaagagatcacCACTTGGCAAGCTTGGAAGCCTGTTCAAGAAAAAGAGTGGTAGCAAATAG